Proteins encoded together in one Anticarsia gemmatalis isolate Benzon Research Colony breed Stoneville strain chromosome 1, ilAntGemm2 primary, whole genome shotgun sequence window:
- the LOC142973434 gene encoding uncharacterized protein LOC142973434 isoform X4: MHHLYPLAKGDPLCPLGFHPQVRWPTRCKRCFRDYKEHGGTVRKKEDDFTASTPSLSTWNTPSSRSRDEDNGVEVEKVGRGWASSTNLSSIEPKKDAFSTGFNRTSASWTSTPDLGANETDSTNAVTVSLKLPKRRLTGPLPSLDTGQNNTTDTVTLRRPSPSPPPAAAVQTQITISKGDSLAERVRKGQPYPGVPYSWAPDPGGRRSIMQLLKSQNSFEKESSIEKEREKRSLSRSKEVQQEEKTVRAKEDRTSTKDDVNFMMQVKNSRNSSASSKPPARGGPSKEKDESDDDTSTAGTVTTETTLVDVNVKEYQEQIESLKQEMETLRRRCERVEKEKSDILLRRLANIDTVNKYSTGRSSEVLKLQQKVNELTSQNEDLKDEKKHLTLKIREVESELESRPSVEAQARQIEQLRAKLLAAETLCEELMDENEDMKKELRDLEEEIEEMQDNFREDQADEYSSLRRELEQTIKNCRVLSFKLKKTERKAEQLEQEKAEHEKKLLEIVGGQEGLKRENRIKELEQEVARSTEVALRLQRELAEANTKLPATPGAPASNVKKNQLTDGKVSRSSLTRGGSQEDPAQLLRDLQDSLEREADLREQLRNAEEEANNLRKTASRVEDDNESLLLQLKKMATKARSRKLSPTPPSNKLDINEKGGKDEEDPAELRLLLELNEQEASVLRRKVEEMEQDRDSLKKQVKELTDKIASQPKTNSTVTLRRTSNAKGNNLAAEKVKVLEDEIADLRKKLIEKERDCERLHAELSLAQKKPKASLIKSKSLDGDQQNVDLKRQLQVIEQEANVLRSKTQSLEADNEKLQAENKKLQLLKNAKSLKSDKSIEQSATKISQLEKELQEALGKIKEFENKEKDEKIEPKKVRFGGELNNKKDSDALKTELDKLKLSFNKAEKEKAQLQASLKALKEDAIKSFKPRVPKKPTDLTTKLQMKKMVDELENEIGEMYVIMKNAGLSGTEISTRAQLEKDIEDVRSKLSRNDSEFTNEKNRLQTEIAKLKDLNTKLEGDKTDINKKLKTLEKENNNVSNQCKTLQEEKANLESQINKLNSDLKNATSLQTTMSDCMKKIEDLKKDMDVKDKEIEKLKKQVELVNKLEQDKQKLLKEVGDKAKKIGELEKKLKEADEKYKRIEKQLAVRKDRVAKLEKELSQEKEQTGALADSHRRISIDYTSEKDQMQAKLFKTESKLISLESDIKEMKDDYENKITNLESTIAAKEIHIKQLEEALRDTSNQKYDEAISSVEMAQMQDKLERTTRDLEEKQVELGNVKQDLNSTQKELTTLQSEMSQLKSEITKLENAKKDQDSKLQAEKKESSYWESKASEMDTDLQAERKKIERMRTAHDKDIKNKEAELATLKGKLKILEQSSGAGAKKISDLKQEYEETVKKLEHSLAVEKAEYEELTGKYEILEEEHVVTKARLTVEKEQAQGELIHVQKELNSALDEIKTLQDNYETQSSAWTKEKTELQNSISSLQDRLCGGGWEVERARLNAKLEQRERELRTANDQRDVLEHHHDQAKKELEEARRKLEDYERVSKIQRNLTTENAELEGELSALNTRLEQAEASRKHELGEMKLRYEGQMNTMREELKSLHNQVSRFRRERDNYKQMLDAAQKSMSEIKNGEKNARTPRTSISSTDEEEYRNKVATLEQQTACLEDELCEARLLASKLNTELVSERSAAEVRFAEMQSRLNEYEEERLLSSGRARVAGLATRMELAWHKERDEQQRLLQETSTLARDLRQTLFEIEREREKERLDMKRRIEQLKRTTEEETEEAKKKVTELQCDLLELRDAHAKLRTANEKLRRDKERHDRDRDQNKLLVGSLKRAQQEDDRIITQLLETIDDLMKQSPELFRSDASVKPEKTLATPTPPRRNRSSKSRSRSATPETGTNGMEAANTAARLRRLTDELRASRIAERQRRHQATARRAMSTEPRDTLSVSPATRNPSRAPSLKKRSISLEQTTKEQGSIWKSMDEGSVSSMQSLDGDDGRLFTMQRDTSLDSRLSGGSAQSEVLPSEKKKKKSIFGKLKKLTKSRSIDDQVDSTGVVDFRPIGTVSQGSDSDMSAAGSRRDLRGRLSDMFSRKGQMSRGNSKEQSPERPASAMGSMSSTSSRPPLRVASSSTLTRSSPAKPDVPRPASATPAAKRKGK, from the exons ATGCATCACTTGTATCCTCTGGCGAAGGGCGACCCGCTGTGTCCGCTGGGCTTCCACCCGCAGGTGCGGTGGCCGACGCGTTGCAAGCGTTGCTTCCGCGACTACAAGGAACACGGCGGGACGGTCCGCAAGAAAGAGGATGACTTTACCGCGTCCACCCCCAGCCTCTCCACGTGGAACACGCCGTCGTCACG AAGTCGTGATGAGGATAATGGCGTGGAAGTGGAGAAGGTCGGCCGAGGCTGGGCGTCAAGCACGAACCTTAGCTCAATCGAACCCAAGAAAGACGCCTTCTCCACGG GGTTCAACAGAACCAGTGCATCGTGGACGTCGACGCCGGACCTGGGGGCCAACGAGACCGATAGCACGAACGCAGTCACCGTCAGTCTGAAACTGCCCAAACGACGGCTTACAGGACCTCTGCCGTCGTTAGATACGGGGCAAAATAATACGACTG ATACGGTGACGTTGCGACGACCATCACCATCTCCTCCGCCGGCGGCTGCGGTGCAAACACAAATCACCATAAGCAAAGGCGACTCGCTTGCAGAACGCGTGCGAAAG GGGCAGCCCTACCCTGGGGTGCCGTATAGCTGGGCGCCGGATCCTGGGGGGCGCCGAAGTATT ATGCAGTTACTAAAATCTCAAAATAGTTTTGAAAAGGAATCAAGTATAGAAAAAGAGAGGGAAAAGAGAAGTTTATCTAGAAGTAAAGAAGTTCAGCAAGAAGAAAAGACTGTTCGGGCGAAAGAAGACAGAACTTCAACAAAAGACGATGTTAACTTTATGATGCAG GTGAAGAATTCCCGCAATTCATCGGCAAGCTCCAAGCCACCCGCGCGGGGTGGACCTTCCAAAGAGAAAGATGAGTCGGATGACGACACTAGCACCGCTGGCACCGTCACCACCGAAACTACACTCGTCGATGTCAATGTTAAGGAGTATCAG GAGCAAATAGAAAGTTTGAAGCAAGAAATGGAAACTCTTAGAAGACGCTGTGAGAGGGTAGAAAAAGAGAAGAGTGATATTCTGCTACGAAGGCTGGCGAACATCGACACAGTGAACAAGTACAGCACGGGACGATCGTCAGAGGTTCTCAAACTGCAGCAGAAGGTCAACGAGCTGACGTCACAGAACGAAGACCTCAAGGACGAGAAGAAACATCTCACGCTGAAGATTAGGGAAGTTGAGAGTGAACTTGAG TCTCGGCCATCAGTAGAAGCGCAAGCACGGCAGATAGAACAGCTTCGAGCGAAACTATTAGCCGCGGAAACCTTGTGCGAGGAGCTGATGGACGAGAACGAAGATATGAAGAAAGAACTGCGGGACCTCGAAGAGGAAATCGAGGAAATGCAGGACAACTTCAG GGAGGACCAAGCCGATGAATACTCGTCATTAAGAAGGGAATTAGAGCAGACAATAAAGAATTGTAGAGTTTTATCGTTTAAGTTAAAAAAGACTGAAAGGAAAGCCGAGCAACTTGAACAGGAGAAAGCTGAACACGAGAAGAAACTTTTAGAG ATAGTCGGCGGTCAAGAAGGCTTGAAACGTGAGAATCGCATCAAAGAGTTGGAGCAAGAAGTGGCGCGGTCGACCGAGGTGGCGTTGAGGTTACAACGGGAGCTGGCTGAAGCCAACACCAAGTTACCCGCCACGCCGGGAGCACCGGCCTCTAATGTTAAGAAGAACCAACTTACTGATGgg AAAGTGTCGCGTTCATCTCTAACCCGGGGTGGAAGTCAGGAGGACCCAGCCCAGTTACTCCGAGACCTTCAGGACTCATTGGAACGAGAGGCTGACCTCCGAGAACAACTACGTAATGCTGAGGAGGAG GCAAATAACTTACGTAAAACTGCGTCACGGGTCGAGGACGACAATGAGTCCTTGCTACTTCAGCTGAAGAAAATGGCTACCAAAGCCAGAA GTCGTAAGCTGTCACCAACGCCTCCATCAAATAAACTTGATATTAACGAAAAAGGTGGAAAAGACGAAGAAGATCCAGCTGAACTTCGTCTCTTACTTGAACTTAACGAACAG GAGGCATCAGTACTACGACGAAAGGTGGAGGAAATGGAGCAAGACAGGGATTCTCTGAAGAAACAAGTCAAAGAGCTAACGGATAAAATCGCCAGTCAACCAAAAACGAATTCAACTGTCACCCTTCGTAGGACTTCCAATGCTAAGGGCAATAATCTAGCAGCAGAAAAAGTCaag GTACTAGAAGACGAAATAGCAGATTTAAGGAAGAAACTTATAGAAAAAGAACGAGATTGTGAAAGACTACACGCTGAACTTAGCCTAGCACAAAAGAAGCCAAAAGCCTCACTCATCAAAAGCAA GTCACTGGACGGCGACCAACAAAACGTCGACCTTAAACGACAACTCCAAGTCATAGAACAGGAAGCCAACGTACTACGTTCCAAGACACAGAGCTTAGAAGCTGATAACGAGAAACTGCAAGCAGAAAACAAAAAGTTACAG CTATTAAAGAACGCCAAGTCCTTAAAATCCGATAAATCAATAGAACAAAGTGCAACAAAAATAAGTCAATTAGAAAAAGAACTACAAGAAgctctaggaaaaataaaagaatttgaaAATAAGGAAAAAGATGAGAAGATAGAACCTAAGAAGGTTAGATTTGGTGGAgaacttaataacaaaaaagataGTGACGCACTTAAAACAGAATTAGACAAATTGAAACTAAGCTTCAACAAG GCGGAGAAAGAAAAAGCTCAATTACAAGCCTCATTGAAAGCCTTGAAAGAAGATGCAATCAAATCGTTCAAACCGAGAGTTCCAAAGAAGCCTACTGATTTGACAACCAAACTACAAATGAAGAAGATGGTTGACGAATTAGAAAATGAAATAG gAGAAATGTATGTGATTATGAAAAACGCTGGCCTCTCCGGCACTGAAATAAGTACAAGAGCACAATTAGAGAAAGACATTGAAGATGTAAGATCGAAACTATCCAGAAATGACTCCGAGTTCACGAATGAGAAGAATCGGTTACAAACTGAGATTGCTAAACTAAAGGACCTCAATACAAAGTTAGAAGGTGATAAAACAGATATAaacaagaaattaaaaacactagagaaagaaaacaataatgtaTCGAATCAATGTAAAACTCTACAAGAGGAGAAAGCTAATTTGGAgtcacaaataaacaaactcaatTCTGATCTCA AAAATGCAACATCATTACAAACGACAATGTCCGACTGCATGAAGAAAATTGAAGACCTCAAGAAGGATATGGATGTTAAAGACAAAGAAATTGAAAAGTTGAAAAAACAAGTTGaacttgttaataaattagaacAGGACAAACAGAAATTGCTCAAAGAG GTTGGAGACAAAGCTAAAAAGATAGGTGAGTTAGAAAAGAAATTGAAGGAGGCCGATGAGAAATATAAACGAATTGAGAAACAACTAGCCGTCAGAAAAGATCGCGTCGCCAAATTAGAGAAAGAG CTTTCTCAAGAGAAGGAGCAGACCGGAGCATTAGCCGATAGCCATCGGCGTATTTCTATTGATTACACTAGTGAAAAAGATCAAATGCAAGCAAAACTCTTTAAGACCGAGAGTAAACTTATATCATTAGAATCTGATATTAAAGAAATGAAAGACGACTACGagaataaaataactaacttgGAATCAACTATAGCTGCCAAAGAAATTCACATTAAACAACTG GAGGAAGCCTTACGAGATACTTCCAATCAAAAGTACGATGAAGCGATATCGTCAGTTGAAATGGCACAAATGCAGGATAAGTTAGAGAGAACAACTAGAGATCTTGAAGAGAAGCAGGTGGAATTAGGAAATGTCAAACAAGATCTGAACTCGACTCAGAAGGAACTTACAACTCTACAATCCGAAATGTCACAATTGAAGTCTGAGATAACTAAGTTAGAAAATGCTAAGAAGGATCAAGACAGCAAATTACAAGCAGAAAAGAAAGAATCCAGTTACTGGGAGAGTAAAGCTTCCGAAATGGACACAGATTTACAG gcTGAACGCAAAAAGATCGAGCGCATGCGTACCGCGCACGACAAAGACATTAAGAATAAAGAAGCTGAGCTGGCAACACTCAAGGGCAAACTGAAAATTCTGGAACAATCATCCGGTGCTGGTGCTAAGAAAATATCTGATCTCAAACAGGAATATGAAGAAACTGTTAAAA aaCTGGAGCATTCACTTGCTGTAGAGAAAGCTGAATACGAAGAATTGACTGGCAAATACGAAATATTAGAGGAGGAGCATGTCGTAACTAAAGCTAGACTAACCGTAGAAAAAGAACAGGCTCAAGG tGAACTAATACATGTCCAGAAGGAACTAAATTCAGCAttagatgaaataaaaactCTTCAAGACAACTATGAGACGCAGTCTTCAGCGTGGACTAAAGAAAAGACTGAACTCCAG AACTCGATATCATCACTACAAGATCGCCTTTGTGGTGGTGGTTGGGAGGTCGAACGTGCGCGGCTGAACGCTAAATTGGAGCAACGGGAGCGTGAATTGCGTACCGCAAACGACCAACGAGATGTTCTGGAACATCACCATGATCAAGCCAAGAAAGAG TTGGAGGAGGCCAGAAGAAAACTGGAAGACTACGAAAGAGTGTCCAAGATTCAGAGGAACTTGACAACAGAAAATGCAGAATTAGAAGGCGAATTGTCCGCTCTGAATACAAGACTTGAACAGGCTGAAGCGTCAAGGAAGCATGAGCTTGGAGAAATGAAGTTGCGATATGAAGGCCAGATGAATACTATGAGGGAAGAATTGAAATCGCTGCACAACCAG GTATCAAGATTCAGGAGAGAAAGAGACAACTATAAACAGATGTTGGATGCAGCACAGAAGTCGATGTCAGAGATTAAGAACGGTGAAAAGAACGCTAGAACACCGAGAACATCAATATCTAGTACTGATGAG GAGGAATACCGCAACAAAGTGGCGACACTGGAGCAGCAGACGGCGTGCTTGGAGGATGAGCTATGCGAAGCTCGTCTATTGGCTTCCAAACTTAACACCGAGCTCGTTAGTGAAAGGTCTGCAGCTGAAGTTCGCTTTGCTGAAATGCAATCCAGACTCAACGAG TACGAAGAAGAAAGATTGCTGTCATCGGGAAGAGCACGCGTGGCAGGTCTTGCAACGCGAATGGAGCTTGCTTGGCACAAGGAACGTGATGAGCAACAACGTTTGCTGCAAGAAACCTCTACGCTCGCTCGAGACCTTCGACAGACACTCTTTGAG attgaACGTGAAAGAGAAAAAGAGAGGTTAGACATGAAGAGACGGATAGAACAGTTGAAGAGAACAACTGAGGAAGAAACCGAAGAGGCGAAGAAGAAG GTGACAGAATTGCAATGTGATTTGCTCGAGTTGCGTGATGCCCACGCTAAGCTGCGCACAGCTAACGAGAAGTTACGTCGCGACAAAGAACGTCATGATCGTGACCGCGATCAGAACAAACTTCTTGTTGGTTCACTGAAACGGGCACAGCAG GAGGATGATAGAATAATAACGCAACTACTAGAGACAATAGACGACTTAATGAAACAGAGTCCCGAGCTGTTCCGATCAGACGCATCAGTCAAACCAGAGAAGACGTTAGCAACGCCCACTCCACCAAGAAGGAATAGG TCATCAAAGTCTCGATCACGATCAGCCACACCGGAGACAGGCACCAATGGTATGGAGGCTGCGAACACTGCCGCTCGCTTGCGACGCTTGACTGATGAGCTGCGAGCATCGAGGATAGCTGAACGACAGCGCAGACATCAAGCCACCGCCAGAAG AGCTATGTCAACGGAGCCCAGAGATACACTCTCAGTGTCACCGGCCACACGAAATCCCTCTCGAGCCCCATCACTCAAGAAACGATCAATATCTCTTGAACAAACTACTAAAGAACAG ggCTCGATATGGAAGTCTATGGATGAGGGTAGTGTATCCTCAATGCAGTCGCTTGATGGAGATGATGGACGCCTATTCACAATGCAAAGGGATACTAGTCTCGATAG TCGGTTGTCAGGAGGATCAGCTCAGAGTGAAGTGTTGCCTTCagagaagaagaaaaagaagagtATATTTGGCAAATTAAAGAAGCTGACAAAATCTCGTTCTATTGACGATCAAGTTGATTCCACAGGAGTTGTAGACTTCAGACCGATAGGCACGGTTTCGCAG GGTTCAGATTCAGATATGAGCGCCGCGGGCAGTAGACGAGATTTGCGAGGTCGCCTCTCAGATATGTTCAGCAGAAAGGGACAAATGTCACGCGGCAACAG CAAAGAGCAAAGTCCCGAACGGCCAGCGAGTGCGATGGGCAGTATGAGCAGTACATCGTCGCGGCCGCCACTACGAGTTGCTAGTAGCTCCACGCTCACACGGTCATCACCTGCTAAACCG GATGTGCCGAGACCAGCGAGTGCCACCCCCGCGGCGAAGAGGAAAGGAAAATAA